From Kitasatospora sp. MAP12-44:
TCGACCTGCCCGATCGCGACTTCCAGCACGCCCTGCTGCTGGTGCTGATCGCGGGCCTGGGCTGGCTGACCGTCAGGATCACGGCGGCGATCCTGGAGGCGGTGCTCAGCCGCTACGAGACGACGGCCGACGATCCCGCCCGCCTGCAGCGTGTGCACACCCGGATCAGCATGCTGCGCCGGATGACCGGCGCGCTGATCGTGGTGGTCACGGTGGCGGTGATGCTGCTGACCTTCGAGGCGATGCGCACCGTCGGCGCCAGCCTGCTGGCCTCGGCCGGACTGATCGGCGTCGTCGCGGGCATCGCCGCGCAGAGCACGCTGGGCAACCTCTTCGCCGGCCTGCAGATCGCCTTCGGCGACACGGTGCGGATCGGCGACACCGTGGTCGTCGAGGGGCAGCAGGGCGAGGTGGAGGAGATCACCCTCACCTACCTGGTGGTGCGGCTGTGGGACTACCGCCGGCTGATCGTGCCGGTCTCGTACTTCGTCAGCAAGCCGTTCGAGAACTGGACCCGCAAGGACCCGGGGCTGCTGGCGGTGGTCCTGCTGCACCTGGACCACACCACGCCGATGCCCGAGCTGCGCGAACGCCTGCGCGAGACCCTGGCGGGCAGCGCGCACTGGGACGGCGCCGAGTGGGCGCTGCGGGTCGTCGACAGCACGCCGAGCACCGTGGTGGTGCGGGCGACGATGACCGCCCGCAGTCCCGCGGAGACCTTCCTGCTGCGCTGCCAGGTCCGCGAGGACCTGCTGGCCTTCCTGCGCGACGAGCACCCGGGCGCACTCCCGCGGATCCGCACCGGCGAGAGGTGAGCGGTGAGCGTGAGCGGTGAGCCGTCAGAAGTTGGTGAGCCGCTCGCCCTTGGCGTCCTGCAGGGTGTGGTCCACGCAGACCGCCATGATCACCAGCAGCAGCGCGTCCTGCTGGCTCATGACGTCGACCGCGTAGGTGTCCCGCAGGGTGAACCAGCGCCGGGATATGTGCGCGAGCGTGCTGCCCTCGTGCTGGATGTCGAACTCGCGGTCCCAGAGGTTCCCGGCTATCCGCAGCTTGCGCCCGTCGCGGAGCTTGACCTTGAAGCGGTCGCCGAACAGCTTGAAGTTCTTCTTGCTGAACTTGGCCAGCAGCTGGCCGTCGTGCTTGATCAGGATGGTGTGGTGGAAGGTGAACGCCTTCTTGACGATGGTCGCCACCACGGTGCCCCGGGTGTCCACGACGGCGAAGGTGGTGCGCAGGCGG
This genomic window contains:
- a CDS encoding mechanosensitive ion channel domain-containing protein → MLWPLLALLAVVAVTLAVGWLVDQALQRAGARRPEARVWALLRRCRVPLQLVVAVGLLMAARLPARLLDLPDRDFQHALLLVLIAGLGWLTVRITAAILEAVLSRYETTADDPARLQRVHTRISMLRRMTGALIVVVTVAVMLLTFEAMRTVGASLLASAGLIGVVAGIAAQSTLGNLFAGLQIAFGDTVRIGDTVVVEGQQGEVEEITLTYLVVRLWDYRRLIVPVSYFVSKPFENWTRKDPGLLAVVLLHLDHTTPMPELRERLRETLAGSAHWDGAEWALRVVDSTPSTVVVRATMTARSPAETFLLRCQVREDLLAFLRDEHPGALPRIRTGER
- a CDS encoding LURP-one-related family protein, coding for MRYLVRDRMFAFHEEAWIESEHREKLFRVNKKLFRLRTTFAVVDTRGTVVATIVKKAFTFHHTILIKHDGQLLAKFSKKNFKLFGDRFKVKLRDGRKLRIAGNLWDREFDIQHEGSTLAHISRRWFTLRDTYAVDVMSQQDALLLVIMAVCVDHTLQDAKGERLTNF